A region from the Myxococcales bacterium genome encodes:
- a CDS encoding glycerol-3-phosphate dehydrogenase/oxidase has product MATPESFPRSSFAPPEPSPDGGHLPTDEGPTEGDVDAVIIGGGINGTGVARDLALRGAKIVLYERNDLAFGASGNSSGMIHGGVRYLSKSPKVTREACQDSGYIQRIAPHLLFRIPFLMTVKAGAAGRVMLELVDAYFRAYDDFQPLKRGKPHTRLSADDMAALEPGLSAQVSGGVAFDEWGVDGARLCVLNALDAEGHGARIFTHTSVESIAKAPPAGAGAPLRYIVRARDRLTGARRSHSARVVVNATGAWGPITAALGGVHSPKVRVRPGKGIHVVYDRRLSNYGVISETIDGRQVFVYPWENASVLGTTDDDYFGDLDDVAATSEEVRYLVQAISRVLPSIRAARAIGTYAGVRPTLYEYGPNEDELSREHAIVDHVADGAPGVYSMIGGKLASFRLFAEELSALVAPLIAPGTRCTTHERPLPGGSTVPDALGFAERLSASPVAARRLVFRHGIRTEQIAERIARNPAESAVICACEPILEAEVRHVIETEGARTVDDVSRRTRLGLGACGGMRCAARCAALVGRAHELSPAESLAQARRFLVRQARSRVVALTPDQARQEALSLAHLKSSLGEETP; this is encoded by the coding sequence ATGGCCACTCCCGAATCGTTTCCGCGCTCGTCGTTCGCGCCGCCGGAGCCTTCACCCGACGGCGGCCACCTCCCGACCGACGAGGGGCCGACGGAGGGCGACGTCGATGCCGTCATCATCGGCGGCGGCATCAACGGCACCGGCGTTGCGCGCGACCTCGCACTGCGGGGCGCCAAGATCGTGCTCTACGAGCGCAACGATCTCGCCTTCGGTGCCAGCGGCAACTCGAGCGGCATGATCCACGGAGGCGTCCGCTACCTCTCAAAGAGTCCCAAGGTTACCCGCGAGGCCTGCCAAGACTCGGGCTACATCCAGCGCATCGCGCCGCACCTTCTGTTTCGCATCCCGTTCTTGATGACCGTCAAGGCGGGCGCCGCGGGCCGCGTGATGCTGGAGTTGGTTGACGCGTATTTTCGCGCTTACGACGACTTTCAGCCGCTCAAGCGCGGCAAGCCCCACACGCGACTCTCGGCCGACGACATGGCGGCCCTCGAGCCCGGCCTAAGCGCGCAGGTTTCCGGCGGCGTCGCCTTCGACGAGTGGGGCGTCGACGGGGCGCGCCTCTGCGTGCTCAACGCGCTCGACGCGGAAGGCCACGGCGCCCGCATCTTCACGCACACGTCCGTGGAGTCCATCGCCAAGGCGCCACCGGCCGGCGCCGGCGCGCCGCTCCGGTACATTGTTCGTGCGCGCGATCGACTGACCGGCGCGCGGCGTTCGCACTCGGCACGTGTCGTGGTGAACGCCACCGGCGCGTGGGGCCCCATCACGGCGGCCTTGGGCGGCGTGCACTCGCCGAAGGTGCGTGTACGACCTGGAAAGGGCATTCACGTCGTCTACGATCGTCGCCTCTCCAACTACGGCGTCATCAGCGAGACCATCGATGGTCGCCAGGTGTTCGTCTACCCCTGGGAGAACGCCAGCGTCCTCGGGACCACCGACGACGACTACTTCGGCGACCTCGACGACGTTGCGGCGACGAGCGAAGAGGTTCGCTACTTGGTGCAGGCCATCTCCCGCGTGTTGCCATCGATCCGCGCGGCGCGGGCCATCGGCACCTACGCGGGTGTGCGGCCAACGCTCTACGAATACGGCCCCAACGAAGACGAACTCTCGCGCGAGCATGCCATCGTGGATCACGTCGCCGACGGCGCGCCAGGCGTCTACAGCATGATCGGGGGCAAGCTCGCGAGCTTTCGCCTCTTCGCGGAAGAGCTCTCGGCGCTCGTGGCGCCGCTCATCGCCCCTGGCACACGCTGCACCACGCACGAGCGTCCCCTGCCCGGCGGGAGCACCGTGCCCGACGCCCTCGGCTTCGCGGAGCGACTCTCGGCGTCACCGGTCGCGGCGCGGCGCCTCGTCTTTCGCCACGGCATTCGCACCGAACAGATCGCCGAGCGCATCGCACGCAATCCGGCCGAGAGCGCCGTCATCTGTGCCTGCGAGCCGATCCTCGAGGCGGAGGTGCGACACGTCATCGAGACGGAGGGCGCACGGACCGTCGACGATGTCTCGCGGCGCACGCGGCTCGGCCTCGGCGCTTGCGGCGGCATGCGTTGCGCGGCGCGATGCGCAGCCCTCGTCGGTCGCGCCCACGAGCTGTCACCGGCCGAATCGCTGGCGCAGGCCCGGCGCTTCCTGGTGCGACAGGCGCGTTCGCGCGTCGTCGCGCTGACCCCCGACCAAGCGCGACAGGAGGCGCTTTCGCTCGCGCACCTGAAGTCGTCGCTCGGCGAGGAGACGCCTTGA
- a CDS encoding serine/threonine protein kinase — MREIRPIDATPAEPVSGEKSRRSPAQVIGRYALYDEFASGGMASLHFGRLYGSAGFARTVAIKRLHSNLAGEAEFVSMLVDEARLAARIRHPNVVPTLDVVSSDGELLLVMEYVHGLSLAQLLSAAATAGKPCPVTVAMAIACDALRGLHAAHEAKSELGEPLELVHRDMSPQNVLVGADGVTRVVDFGVAKAAGRVQETREGELKGKIPYMAPEQLRGDAATRRSDIYGAGVVLWECLTGRRLFRGDNDAAVWLRVLNDTVKAPSAFTRGIPRDLDLVVLRATSKDPAQRFATAIEMAKEIESVLPLASPLEVSAWIEDLAAPVLQRRAELLARVEHAAAPSESSLPRTEMVGDETSVAAPLWQNRRVQPRALLLIALLAFSITALVLRAPADAPPSITPATALPSIEAPPATPSASTTPPTATTQAGPQELVVDFPETAAKPPPVVQGTVRQRIVKKPPAADCDPPFTIDSAGRKEYKQRCL, encoded by the coding sequence ATGCGCGAGATCCGCCCCATCGATGCAACGCCGGCTGAACCGGTCTCGGGCGAGAAGTCGCGGCGCTCGCCGGCCCAGGTCATTGGGCGTTACGCGCTCTATGACGAGTTCGCCTCCGGCGGAATGGCGAGCCTCCACTTCGGCCGACTCTACGGCTCCGCGGGCTTTGCGCGGACCGTGGCCATCAAACGGCTGCATTCGAACCTTGCCGGCGAAGCCGAGTTCGTCTCGATGCTCGTCGACGAGGCCCGCCTCGCGGCGCGAATTCGCCACCCCAATGTCGTCCCCACGCTCGACGTCGTGTCGAGCGATGGCGAGCTGCTCCTCGTGATGGAGTACGTCCACGGGCTGTCGCTCGCGCAGCTGCTGTCGGCAGCGGCGACGGCAGGAAAGCCCTGCCCCGTCACCGTGGCCATGGCCATTGCCTGCGACGCGCTCCGCGGATTGCACGCGGCTCACGAAGCGAAGAGCGAGCTCGGCGAGCCGCTCGAGCTCGTGCATCGCGACATGTCACCGCAGAACGTCCTCGTTGGCGCCGACGGCGTCACGCGCGTGGTCGACTTCGGCGTCGCAAAGGCCGCCGGCCGCGTGCAAGAGACACGCGAAGGTGAGCTCAAGGGAAAGATCCCTTACATGGCTCCCGAACAGCTCCGGGGCGACGCCGCGACACGCCGCTCCGACATTTACGGTGCCGGCGTCGTTCTGTGGGAGTGTCTAACGGGCCGCCGACTCTTCCGCGGCGACAACGACGCGGCCGTATGGCTGCGCGTCTTGAACGACACCGTCAAGGCACCTAGCGCTTTCACGCGCGGCATCCCGCGCGACCTCGACCTCGTGGTCCTCCGAGCGACATCGAAGGATCCGGCACAACGCTTCGCGACGGCCATCGAGATGGCCAAGGAGATCGAGTCGGTCTTGCCGCTCGCGAGTCCCCTTGAAGTGAGCGCGTGGATCGAAGACCTCGCGGCGCCGGTGCTTCAGCGGCGCGCCGAGTTGTTGGCGCGCGTAGAGCACGCCGCAGCCCCATCCGAGTCGTCGTTGCCTCGCACCGAAATGGTCGGCGACGAGACGTCGGTGGCCGCGCCCCTTTGGCAGAACCGCCGCGTGCAGCCTAGGGCGTTGCTGCTGATTGCGCTTCTGGCCTTTAGCATCACGGCGCTCGTCTTGCGGGCCCCGGCCGATGCGCCCCCGTCGATCACGCCCGCCACGGCCCTTCCGAGCATCGAGGCTCCGCCGGCAACTCCAAGCGCGAGCACCACGCCCCCGACGGCGACGACACAGGCGGGTCCGCAGGAGCTCGTCGTGGACTTCCCCGAGACCGCCGCAAAGCCGCCTCCCGTCGTCCAAGGGACCGTGCGGCAGCGGATCGTAAAGAAGCCGCCGGCGGCCGACTGCGATCCCCCCTTCACAATCGACAGCGCGGGACGCAAGGAGTACAAACAACGCTGCCTGTGA
- a CDS encoding tryptophan 2,3-dioxygenase, whose product MARKPTAYWDYIRVEELLALQRGLEDSDAKLSNDEVLFITVHQIDELWFKLALRELTAVRDLFAQNPVPEHALAAAVRGLRRVENLLGHLQSHFSLMETMTTRDYLDFRDKLSPASGFQSAQMRELEILLGLAEGERMPLGHEQSYMSALKGEGGAETAASQRVARRLAGGPTLREVVTDWLARTPIDGSIAGQPDDAARVKAFLESYLEGHARATRAAMELARTDALTEADQERLAARYEKEMAAARSFLFAEDVDEAVRPKTLRARASLVFIEGYRELPLLAWPREVIDVVLSLEQAFVIFRQRHARMVERIIGRRTGTGGSSGVDYLDQTALRYRVFRDLWAVRTILIRHAELPALTERSFYGFASA is encoded by the coding sequence ATGGCTCGAAAGCCCACCGCCTATTGGGACTACATCCGTGTCGAAGAGCTGCTCGCGTTGCAACGCGGGCTCGAGGACTCGGATGCGAAGTTGTCGAACGACGAAGTCCTCTTCATCACGGTCCACCAGATCGACGAGCTGTGGTTCAAGCTCGCCCTCCGCGAGCTCACCGCGGTGCGAGACCTGTTCGCGCAAAATCCCGTGCCGGAGCACGCCCTCGCGGCTGCCGTACGCGGCCTGCGGCGCGTCGAGAACCTGCTCGGTCATCTCCAGTCGCACTTCAGCTTGATGGAGACCATGACGACGCGCGACTACCTCGACTTCCGAGACAAGCTGAGCCCCGCGAGCGGCTTCCAGTCGGCTCAGATGCGCGAACTCGAGATCCTCCTCGGCCTCGCCGAGGGCGAGCGCATGCCGCTGGGGCACGAGCAGAGCTACATGAGCGCCCTCAAGGGCGAAGGCGGAGCGGAGACTGCGGCGTCGCAGCGCGTCGCGCGGCGCCTCGCCGGCGGCCCGACGCTGCGCGAAGTCGTGACCGATTGGCTCGCCCGTACGCCCATCGATGGCTCTATTGCGGGGCAGCCCGACGACGCGGCGCGGGTGAAGGCGTTCCTCGAAAGCTACCTGGAGGGCCACGCACGCGCGACCCGTGCGGCCATGGAGCTCGCGCGCACCGATGCGCTGACCGAGGCCGACCAAGAGCGCCTCGCGGCTCGCTACGAAAAGGAGATGGCCGCAGCACGGTCGTTCCTCTTCGCCGAAGACGTCGACGAAGCGGTTCGCCCGAAGACGCTCCGGGCGCGTGCGTCCTTGGTCTTCATCGAGGGCTACCGCGAGCTGCCACTTCTCGCGTGGCCGCGCGAGGTCATCGATGTCGTTCTCTCTCTCGAGCAGGCGTTTGTCATCTTCCGCCAGCGCCACGCGCGCATGGTCGAGCGCATCATCGGGCGGCGTACGGGGACCGGCGGTTCGAGCGGTGTCGATTACCTCGATCAAACGGCGCTTCGGTACCGGGTCTTCCGCGATCTATGGGCCGTGCGCACCATCCTCATTCGTCACGCCGAACTGCCCGCATTGACGGAACGGTCCTTCTACGGGTTCGCGTCGGCCTAA
- a CDS encoding S41 family peptidase, with amino-acid sequence MNAICRWGPLALATLLGAGGGAFITAAHAGPSRETPYDLVQALARVLTTVEGYYVDPVERTKLLRGAVKGMVSELDPHSVYMTTEEWKDAQDEIQGHFAGVGVEVDLRGDAITVIAPIEGSPAERAGIKGGDRIVAIDDELVVAPSLEKTLKRMRGPAGTKVKLRIRRSGVAQPLTFDLIRDVVRVASVRSKPLAFGVGYLRIRQFQEGVHGELLRHTASLRAAAAGDLKGLILDLRANPGGLVDEAMDIADELLDEGGIYTTRHRGFVVDDVRARRGGALTKVPVVVLVNDWSASASELLAGALQDNNRALVVGSQTFGKGSVQAIVELPGIGGLKLTTARYYTPSGRAVQADGIHPDVLIASKLNDPESRFRERDYANHLPAEPSGNAGGSRSARAIVDAGVAPEDGGLEPAELGSIPTDPRGGPDYGLDVAFDVLTKQVMPRGARVR; translated from the coding sequence ATGAACGCCATTTGCCGATGGGGTCCGCTCGCCCTTGCGACACTCTTGGGGGCCGGCGGCGGGGCTTTCATCACCGCGGCCCATGCCGGTCCAAGTCGCGAGACGCCGTACGATCTCGTCCAGGCGTTGGCGCGCGTGCTGACGACCGTCGAGGGCTACTACGTCGACCCCGTCGAACGAACCAAGCTCCTCCGCGGGGCCGTCAAGGGCATGGTCTCAGAGCTCGACCCGCACTCCGTCTACATGACCACCGAGGAGTGGAAAGACGCGCAAGACGAGATCCAAGGTCACTTTGCCGGCGTCGGTGTCGAGGTCGATCTTCGAGGCGATGCCATCACGGTCATCGCGCCCATCGAAGGTTCTCCCGCCGAGCGCGCTGGCATCAAAGGGGGCGACCGTATCGTCGCCATCGACGACGAGCTGGTGGTTGCGCCCTCGCTCGAGAAGACCCTGAAGCGTATGCGCGGTCCGGCCGGCACCAAGGTCAAGTTACGGATTCGGCGTTCCGGGGTGGCGCAGCCGCTGACGTTCGATCTCATTCGCGACGTCGTTCGCGTCGCGAGCGTCCGCTCGAAGCCGCTCGCCTTTGGCGTGGGTTACCTCCGCATCCGTCAGTTTCAAGAAGGGGTTCATGGCGAGCTCTTGCGCCACACGGCCAGCCTTCGCGCCGCCGCCGCCGGAGACCTCAAAGGGCTCATTCTCGATCTGCGTGCCAACCCCGGCGGCCTCGTCGACGAGGCGATGGACATCGCCGACGAGCTCTTGGACGAAGGCGGCATCTACACGACACGTCACCGCGGGTTTGTCGTTGACGACGTGCGCGCCCGTCGCGGCGGCGCGCTTACCAAGGTGCCGGTGGTTGTGCTCGTCAACGACTGGAGCGCGAGTGCGTCAGAGCTCCTCGCTGGCGCGCTTCAGGACAACAACCGCGCGCTCGTCGTCGGCTCGCAGACCTTCGGCAAGGGCAGCGTCCAGGCCATCGTCGAGCTGCCCGGGATCGGTGGACTCAAGCTCACGACCGCGCGCTACTACACGCCGAGCGGGCGTGCTGTGCAGGCCGATGGCATCCACCCCGATGTGCTCATCGCCTCCAAGTTGAACGATCCGGAGTCGCGCTTTCGTGAGCGCGACTATGCGAACCATCTGCCGGCTGAGCCCAGCGGCAACGCCGGCGGCTCTCGCTCGGCGCGCGCGATCGTCGACGCGGGCGTCGCACCCGAAGACGGAGGCCTCGAGCCGGCGGAGCTGGGCTCGATCCCCACAGACCCGCGCGGCGGGCCCGACTACGGCCTCGACGTGGCCTTCGATGTCCTCACCAAGCAGGTGATGCCGCGCGGTGCGCGCGTTCGATGA
- a CDS encoding sigma 54-interacting transcriptional regulator, with protein sequence MVGGGDRAPRRLVVLSGAGSRVVDLPPRGRLVIGRDEEADVRIEHASVSRRHAVLHLDPELRIEDLGSSNGTRVSGAPLVPGTPVALPIGTVFELGSALLAVQADAQASERPPNAPSEEPLVVASPTMRKVHQMLDVAARSRLSVLLLGETGVGKEVLASRIHRQSPRAAKVFLKVNCAALVESLLESELFGYEKGAFTGANQAKVGLVEGAHEGTLFLDEVGELPLSTQAKLLRVLESGEVTRIGSLKPRTVDVRFVAATNRDLRDSVRAGRFRQDLFFRLDGVSIHIPPLRDRTEEIAPLADVFLRDAAIEMGKGRLRYSPAAVKELAAHPWPGNVRELRNVVQRAALFATSDVVDTADLHFEGVGAVPQVPSFGGGYYDAPSTGGGETVPPPAAMPLSAGDEEEKERILRALTQVGGNQTKAAELLGISRRTLINRMISLDLPRPRK encoded by the coding sequence ATCGTCGGTGGTGGCGATCGAGCCCCGAGGCGCCTGGTGGTGCTGTCGGGCGCCGGTAGCCGCGTCGTTGACCTGCCACCACGCGGTCGGCTCGTTATTGGTCGTGACGAAGAGGCCGACGTGCGCATCGAGCACGCCTCGGTCTCGCGGCGGCACGCCGTCTTGCACCTCGACCCAGAGCTGCGCATCGAGGATCTTGGCAGCTCCAACGGCACACGGGTCAGCGGCGCGCCGTTGGTGCCCGGGACGCCTGTGGCGCTCCCCATCGGCACCGTCTTCGAGCTCGGGTCGGCGCTGCTGGCGGTGCAAGCCGACGCGCAGGCTTCGGAGCGCCCCCCGAACGCACCCAGCGAAGAGCCGCTCGTCGTCGCGTCGCCGACGATGCGCAAAGTGCACCAGATGCTCGACGTGGCGGCGCGGAGCCGCCTCAGCGTCCTCTTGCTCGGCGAAACGGGCGTTGGCAAAGAGGTCCTCGCCTCGCGCATCCATCGGCAGTCGCCGCGCGCGGCCAAGGTCTTTCTCAAGGTCAACTGCGCGGCGCTCGTCGAGTCGCTGCTTGAGTCGGAACTCTTCGGCTACGAGAAGGGCGCCTTCACCGGCGCGAACCAAGCGAAGGTTGGCCTCGTCGAGGGCGCCCACGAAGGGACGCTGTTCCTCGATGAAGTCGGCGAGCTTCCCCTCTCCACGCAAGCGAAGCTGCTGCGCGTTCTCGAAAGTGGAGAGGTGACGCGCATCGGTAGCCTCAAACCGCGCACCGTCGACGTTCGCTTCGTCGCCGCTACCAACCGGGATCTGCGCGACTCGGTACGTGCGGGCCGCTTTCGACAGGACCTCTTCTTCCGCCTCGACGGCGTCTCGATTCACATCCCCCCGCTGCGCGATCGCACCGAGGAGATCGCGCCCCTCGCTGACGTCTTTCTGCGCGACGCGGCCATCGAGATGGGCAAGGGCCGTCTGCGGTACTCGCCAGCCGCCGTGAAGGAGCTCGCCGCTCACCCGTGGCCTGGCAACGTGCGCGAGCTTCGCAACGTGGTGCAGCGCGCCGCGCTCTTTGCCACGAGCGACGTCGTCGACACGGCCGACTTGCACTTCGAGGGCGTTGGCGCCGTGCCGCAGGTGCCGTCCTTTGGCGGCGGTTACTACGATGCACCAAGCACCGGCGGTGGCGAGACGGTCCCTCCGCCGGCGGCCATGCCCCTCTCGGCCGGTGACGAGGAGGAGAAAGAGCGCATCCTCCGAGCGCTCACCCAGGTCGGCGGAAATCAGACCAAGGCCGCCGAGTTGCTGGGCATCTCGAGGCGCACGCTCATCAACCGGATGATCTCGCTCGACCTTCCGCGGCCGCGAAAGTAG